One region of Polaribacter pectinis genomic DNA includes:
- a CDS encoding GNAT family N-acyltransferase: MALVTSKEISQVVGLQKLGFLGTFIGWILLRILRISAINKIYNKNKNKSDLDFLNGVLDDCKIKFEIPEEDLKRIPKDGAFITISNHPLGGIDGVLLLKLLIEKRTDFKIIANFLLHRVEPLKPYVMPVNPFETRKDAKSSVAGIKSALSHLKEGKPLGIFPAGEVSTYKDGKLKVDKPWEEGAVRLIKKANVPVIPIYFHAKNSRLFYFLSKISDTLRTAKLPSEVISQGGRVIKVRIGKPISVADQNEFKEIPAFYEFIRKKTYMLANPFEKAHKLISTQNIKIPKKPAKKITSQRNTSLFVKEINALREKEVRLLESKNYEVFFASAKDIPNLLHEIGRLREITFREVGEGTNKEIDLDKFDKYYHHLLLWDREANCLAGAYRMGLGKEIYKKYGINGFYIQTLFRIEPELHQMMSNTIEMGRAFIIGEYQQKPMPLFLLWKGIVHVTLRYPEYKYLMGGVSISNQFSDFSKSLMIEFMKSHYYDPYIAQYIYPKKEYKVKLKDGDKDFVFDATKADMQKFDKIIDEIEPGALRIPVLIKKYVKQNARLVAFNVDPKFNNAVDGLMYIKVADIPDSTVKPVMEEFQAELERKATELQNSKQ, translated from the coding sequence ATGGCATTAGTTACTTCTAAAGAAATCTCGCAAGTAGTTGGTTTACAGAAACTTGGATTTTTGGGAACTTTTATTGGGTGGATATTATTAAGAATACTTCGTATTTCTGCCATCAATAAAATATACAATAAGAACAAAAACAAATCAGATTTAGATTTCTTAAATGGTGTTTTAGACGATTGTAAAATTAAGTTTGAAATTCCAGAGGAAGATTTGAAAAGAATTCCAAAAGATGGAGCTTTTATAACGATTTCTAATCACCCTTTGGGAGGAATTGATGGAGTTTTATTATTAAAATTGTTAATTGAAAAAAGAACAGATTTTAAAATAATTGCTAACTTTTTATTGCATAGAGTAGAGCCTTTAAAACCTTATGTAATGCCAGTAAATCCTTTTGAAACCAGAAAGGATGCAAAATCGAGTGTTGCAGGAATTAAAAGTGCATTATCACACTTAAAAGAAGGAAAACCATTGGGAATTTTCCCTGCAGGAGAAGTTTCAACATATAAAGACGGAAAATTAAAAGTAGATAAACCTTGGGAAGAAGGTGCAGTTCGTTTGATTAAAAAAGCAAATGTTCCTGTAATTCCTATTTATTTTCACGCTAAAAATAGCCGTTTATTTTATTTCTTATCTAAAATTTCAGATACTTTAAGAACAGCAAAATTACCTTCGGAAGTTATTTCTCAAGGAGGCAGAGTTATAAAAGTAAGAATAGGGAAACCAATTTCTGTTGCAGACCAAAATGAGTTTAAAGAGATTCCTGCTTTTTATGAATTCATTAGGAAGAAAACCTATATGTTGGCAAATCCTTTTGAGAAAGCACACAAATTAATCTCTACTCAGAACATAAAAATTCCGAAGAAACCAGCCAAAAAAATTACCTCACAAAGAAACACTAGCTTATTTGTTAAGGAAATAAATGCTTTAAGAGAAAAAGAGGTTCGTTTATTAGAAAGTAAAAATTATGAAGTCTTTTTTGCAAGCGCAAAAGACATTCCTAATTTATTACACGAAATTGGTCGATTACGTGAAATTACGTTTAGAGAAGTTGGAGAAGGAACTAATAAAGAGATAGATTTAGATAAGTTCGATAAATATTATCACCATTTATTATTGTGGGACAGAGAAGCAAATTGTTTGGCTGGAGCATACAGAATGGGACTTGGAAAAGAGATTTATAAAAAGTACGGAATTAACGGTTTTTATATTCAAACATTGTTTAGAATTGAGCCTGAATTGCACCAAATGATGTCTAATACCATAGAAATGGGACGTGCTTTTATCATTGGTGAATATCAGCAAAAACCAATGCCGTTATTCTTGTTATGGAAAGGAATTGTACACGTGACTTTACGTTACCCTGAATATAAATATTTAATGGGTGGAGTTTCTATAAGTAATCAGTTTTCAGATTTCTCTAAATCGTTAATGATTGAGTTTATGAAATCTCACTATTACGATCCATACATTGCACAATACATTTATCCGAAGAAAGAATACAAAGTAAAATTAAAAGACGGAGATAAAGATTTTGTTTTTGACGCTACAAAAGCAGACATGCAAAAGTTCGATAAAATTATTGATGAAATTGAACCAGGAGCATTAAGAATTCCTGTTTTAATTAAGAAATATGTCAAGCAAAATGCACGTTTAGTAGCTTTTAATGTAGATCCAAAATTTAACAATGCAGTAGATGGATTAATGTATATTAAAGTGGCAGACATTCCAGATAGTACTGTAAAACCTGTGATGGAAGAATTTCAAGCAGAGTTAGAAAGAAAAGCTACAGAGTTGCAGAATAGCAAACAATAA
- a CDS encoding SCO family protein gives MSFKNTFFINILIILIFSSCDSSDIKLPIISKAFVETENVSEVKKMSFKSQLNEEFPIYSLKGKIHLVNFFFASCTAICPVMESNLKDVVLANENIPLLSFTIDPERDTFSVLKEHHRIVAENATNWLFLRGNKSDLKKIAKLYLSHISNDGDDDSYFYHTSSVVLLDKEMRIRGIYDSLDEVEIKLLKRDIAILFNE, from the coding sequence ATGTCTTTTAAAAATACGTTTTTTATAAACATATTAATTATTTTAATTTTTTCTTCTTGTGATTCAAGTGACATTAAACTTCCTATAATTAGCAAAGCATTTGTAGAAACTGAAAATGTTTCCGAAGTTAAAAAAATGTCTTTTAAGAGTCAGTTAAATGAAGAATTTCCTATTTATAGTTTGAAGGGTAAAATTCATCTTGTAAATTTTTTCTTTGCTTCTTGTACTGCAATTTGCCCAGTTATGGAGAGTAATTTAAAAGATGTTGTTTTGGCAAATGAAAACATTCCTTTGCTTTCTTTTACAATAGATCCAGAAAGAGATACCTTTTCTGTGTTAAAAGAACATCATAGGATTGTTGCAGAAAATGCTACAAATTGGTTGTTTTTAAGAGGAAATAAATCCGATTTAAAAAAAATAGCAAAGCTTTATCTTTCTCATATTTCTAATGATGGGGATGATGATAGTTATTTTTATCATACAAGTTCTGTTGTTTTATTAGACAAAGAAATGAGAATTAGAGGAATTTACGATTCATTAGACGAAGTAGAGATAAAATTATTAAAAAGAGATATAGCAATACTGTTTAATGAATAA
- a CDS encoding aspartate kinase — translation MKIFKFGGASVKDAASVKNVTNILQSEGTESTVVVISAMGKITNAFEEVIDAYYNKTDKLSEKLGVIEDFHKSLMSDLFDANDEIYKEIDILLGELSWFLARNTSQRYNYVYDQIICFGELLSTKIVSAYLTKIGVENNWFDVRNYVKTDSNYRDAKVNWELTQDIINEKLDASKLNITQGFIAANDTENTTTLGREGSDYTAGIFAYCLNAENVTIWKDVPGVLNADPRVFEDTTLLRQISYEEAIEMAFYGASVIHPKTLQPLERKEIPLLVRSFINPKEPGTRISKGSDLEPLIPCFIVKKDQILVSISALDFSFMVENNISYIFQKLHEYQLKVNLIQNSAISFSVCIDNKFKNFDAFYNDLKKEFKIEVQKGVDMFTVRHFDDKAITSIEEKGTSLLTQVNKETIQIVLAAN, via the coding sequence ATGAAGATTTTTAAATTTGGAGGAGCATCTGTAAAAGATGCAGCAAGCGTAAAAAATGTAACAAACATTTTACAAAGTGAAGGAACAGAAAGTACAGTAGTTGTAATTTCTGCAATGGGAAAAATTACCAATGCATTTGAGGAAGTTATTGATGCGTATTATAATAAGACTGATAAATTATCAGAAAAATTAGGCGTTATAGAAGATTTTCATAAAAGTTTAATGAGTGATTTGTTTGATGCAAATGATGAAATTTACAAAGAAATTGATATTCTTTTAGGGGAATTAAGCTGGTTTTTGGCAAGAAATACATCACAAAGATATAACTATGTTTATGACCAAATTATATGTTTTGGAGAATTGTTATCAACCAAAATAGTAAGTGCTTATTTAACAAAAATAGGCGTAGAAAATAATTGGTTCGATGTAAGAAATTATGTTAAAACGGATAGTAATTATAGAGATGCAAAGGTAAATTGGGAATTAACGCAAGACATTATCAATGAAAAATTAGATGCATCTAAATTAAATATTACTCAAGGTTTTATTGCAGCAAATGATACAGAAAACACCACAACATTAGGTAGAGAAGGTTCAGATTATACAGCAGGAATTTTTGCATATTGTTTAAATGCAGAAAATGTTACGATATGGAAAGATGTTCCAGGAGTTTTAAATGCAGATCCAAGAGTTTTTGAAGACACCACTTTATTAAGACAAATTTCTTATGAAGAAGCAATTGAAATGGCATTTTATGGTGCTTCTGTAATTCACCCAAAAACATTACAACCATTAGAAAGGAAAGAAATTCCTTTATTAGTTCGTTCTTTTATCAACCCAAAAGAACCAGGAACAAGAATTTCTAAAGGATCGGATTTAGAGCCATTAATTCCTTGTTTTATTGTGAAAAAAGACCAAATTTTGGTATCCATTTCTGCATTAGATTTTTCTTTTATGGTGGAAAACAACATCAGTTATATTTTTCAAAAATTACATGAATATCAATTAAAAGTAAATTTAATTCAGAATTCTGCGATTAGTTTTTCTGTTTGTATTGATAATAAATTCAAAAATTTTGATGCCTTTTACAACGACTTAAAAAAGGAGTTTAAAATTGAAGTTCAAAAAGGAGTAGACATGTTTACGGTTCGTCATTTCGATGACAAAGCCATCACAAGTATAGAAGAAAAAGGAACGTCTTTACTAACGCAAGTAAATAAAGAAACGATTCAAATAGTTTTGGCAGCGAATTAA
- a CDS encoding GNAT family N-acetyltransferase codes for MSFIIRKGEEKDVQSVFDLITELAVFEKEPEAVEITVEDLLKDGFSDKPRFNLFVAEEDSKIIGIALFYERYSTWKGKTIHLEDLIVTKNKQKIGAGKALYSAVLKYAHDNGFNRVAWEVIDWNTNAIDFYKSTGATYLNDWSVVQMNKENLSTYIQNN; via the coding sequence ATGAGTTTTATCATAAGAAAAGGCGAAGAAAAAGATGTACAATCTGTATTTGATTTAATTACAGAATTGGCAGTTTTCGAGAAAGAACCAGAAGCAGTAGAAATTACTGTAGAAGATTTATTGAAAGATGGTTTTTCTGATAAACCTAGATTCAATTTATTTGTTGCAGAAGAAGATTCTAAAATTATTGGAATTGCACTTTTTTATGAGCGTTATTCAACTTGGAAAGGAAAAACGATTCATTTAGAAGATTTAATTGTTACCAAAAACAAGCAGAAAATTGGTGCAGGAAAAGCATTGTATTCTGCAGTTTTAAAATATGCTCATGACAATGGTTTTAACAGAGTTGCATGGGAAGTTATCGATTGGAACACCAACGCAATTGATTTTTATAAAAGTACAGGAGCAACCTATTTAAACGATTGGTCTGTAGTACAAATGAACAAAGAAAATTTATCAACATATATTCAAAATAATTAA
- the fbp gene encoding class 1 fructose-bisphosphatase codes for MTVKKQTLGEFIIENQHSFKYSSGELSSLLNSIRLAAKVVNHEVNKAGLVDIIGAYGDTNIQGEDQQKLDVYANDKFIQTLTRRNIVCGIASEEEDSFISINSIDENHQNKYIVLIDPLDGSSNIDVNVSVGTIFSIYRRVTPVGTPVQLEDFLQKGSEQVAAGYVVYGTSTMLVYTTGDGVNGFTLNPAIGSFYLSHPNMTFPEDGNMYSVNEGNYLDFPLGVKKYIKYCQEEEGDRPYTSRYIGSLVSDFHRNMIKGGIYMYPKGSRNPNGKLRLLYECNPIAFIAEQANGKSSDGYTRTMDVEPTELHQRVPFICGSKNMVEKLEAFMQEFGE; via the coding sequence ATGACTGTAAAAAAACAAACTTTAGGCGAATTTATTATTGAAAACCAACATTCTTTTAAATACAGTTCTGGAGAACTTTCCAGTCTTTTAAACTCTATTAGATTAGCTGCAAAAGTGGTAAACCACGAAGTAAACAAAGCAGGTTTGGTAGATATTATTGGTGCTTATGGCGATACTAATATTCAAGGTGAAGACCAACAAAAATTAGATGTTTACGCGAATGATAAGTTTATACAAACCTTAACTCGTAGAAATATTGTTTGTGGAATTGCGAGTGAAGAAGAAGATAGTTTTATCAGTATTAATAGTATAGATGAGAATCATCAAAATAAATATATTGTTTTAATAGACCCTTTAGATGGTTCTTCTAATATTGATGTAAATGTTTCTGTAGGAACCATTTTTTCTATTTATAGAAGAGTAACTCCTGTTGGAACTCCTGTTCAATTAGAAGACTTTTTACAAAAAGGAAGTGAGCAAGTTGCTGCTGGTTATGTGGTTTATGGAACATCTACAATGTTGGTGTACACAACTGGAGATGGCGTAAATGGTTTTACATTAAATCCTGCAATTGGTTCGTTTTATTTATCGCACCCAAATATGACTTTCCCAGAAGATGGAAATATGTATTCTGTGAATGAAGGAAATTATTTAGATTTTCCTTTAGGTGTAAAAAAATACATAAAATACTGTCAGGAAGAAGAAGGAGACAGACCTTATACAAGTAGATATATTGGTTCTTTGGTTTCCGATTTTCATAGAAATATGATAAAAGGTGGAATTTATATGTATCCTAAAGGCTCTAGAAACCCAAATGGAAAACTACGTTTATTGTACGAATGTAATCCTATTGCTTTTATAGCAGAACAAGCCAATGGAAAATCTTCTGATGGTTATACAAGAACTATGGATGTAGAACCTACTGAATTACACCAAAGAGTTCCTTTTATTTGCGGAAGCAAAAATATGGTAGAAAAATTAGAAGCTTTTATGCAAGAATTTGGAGAATAA
- a CDS encoding superoxide dismutase, producing MAFKLPELGYAYDALEPNIDARTMEIHHSKHHNGYTNNLNNAIAGTDLEGKSIEDILTTLDLDNKAVRNNGGGFYNHSLFWTVLNPNDRGYLSGELKDAIEAAFGSKEAFIEAFSKAAATQFGSGWAWLCVDKGGKVSVCSTPNQDNPLMPNGCGGTPILGLDVWEHAYYLNYQNRRPDYINAFFNVINWNEVEKRYAAAK from the coding sequence ATGGCTTTTAAACTACCAGAATTAGGATATGCTTATGATGCTTTAGAACCTAATATTGATGCAAGAACTATGGAAATTCACCACAGTAAACATCATAATGGATATACAAATAATTTAAATAATGCAATTGCAGGAACTGATTTAGAAGGAAAATCTATAGAAGATATTTTAACTACTTTAGATTTAGATAACAAAGCTGTAAGAAATAATGGTGGTGGTTTTTACAATCACTCTTTATTCTGGACAGTTTTAAACCCAAATGATAGAGGATATTTATCTGGAGAATTAAAAGATGCTATTGAAGCCGCTTTTGGTTCTAAAGAAGCGTTTATCGAGGCTTTTTCTAAAGCTGCAGCAACACAATTCGGTTCTGGTTGGGCTTGGTTATGTGTAGATAAAGGAGGTAAAGTCTCTGTTTGTTCTACGCCAAATCAAGACAATCCTTTAATGCCTAATGGTTGTGGAGGAACTCCAATTTTAGGTTTAGATGTTTGGGAACATGCATATTACTTAAACTACCAAAACAGAAGACCAGATTATATTAATGCGTTTTTTAATGTTATTAACTGGAACGAAGTTGAAAAACGTTACGCAGCTGCAAAGTAA
- a CDS encoding endonuclease/exonuclease/phosphatase family protein — MFPSIASKKQSDKITTIAFYNVENLFDTIDDPKTLDDDYTLDGKYKWTNKRYKIKLKKLGSVISQLGMNRSKNPPAIVGLVEVENAKVVDDLVNATNLRKHHYGFVHHDSPDERGIDVALLYNKLVFEFLSSETFVLEIENEPGVRDYTRDVLKVTGNLHGELIHVLVNHWPSRRDGYEATEPKRLKAAALNRTIISQIKDKNYDAKIIIMGDFNDDPASISLKNLTSDDFINPMEKLLNKEKFGTSTYNKKWNLFDQIIFSKNFLEKKEGKLYFKHAEVFNKKWLKVFKGKLKGSPFRTYIGPWYQGGFSDHFPVYAFLKKED, encoded by the coding sequence ATGTTTCCATCAATTGCATCAAAAAAACAGAGTGATAAAATTACAACCATCGCATTTTATAATGTTGAAAATTTATTTGACACTATTGATGATCCAAAAACTTTAGATGACGATTATACTTTAGATGGAAAATACAAATGGACGAATAAACGTTATAAAATAAAACTTAAGAAATTAGGCTCTGTAATTTCTCAATTAGGCATGAATCGTTCTAAAAATCCACCAGCAATTGTTGGTTTGGTTGAAGTTGAAAATGCCAAAGTTGTAGACGATTTGGTAAATGCTACCAATTTAAGAAAACATCATTATGGTTTTGTTCATCACGATTCTCCAGACGAACGTGGAATTGATGTTGCACTTTTATATAACAAACTTGTTTTTGAATTTTTAAGTTCAGAAACCTTTGTTTTAGAAATAGAAAATGAGCCAGGTGTTAGAGATTACACAAGAGATGTTTTAAAAGTTACTGGAAATTTACATGGCGAATTGATACATGTTTTAGTAAATCATTGGCCATCTAGAAGAGATGGTTATGAAGCTACAGAGCCAAAAAGATTAAAGGCAGCAGCATTAAATAGAACTATTATTTCCCAAATTAAAGATAAAAATTACGATGCTAAAATTATAATTATGGGAGATTTTAATGACGACCCAGCAAGCATTAGTTTGAAAAATTTAACTTCTGATGATTTTATAAATCCCATGGAGAAACTCTTAAACAAAGAGAAATTTGGAACTTCTACCTACAACAAAAAATGGAACTTATTCGATCAAATTATTTTTAGTAAAAACTTTTTAGAGAAAAAAGAAGGTAAATTATATTTTAAACATGCAGAAGTTTTCAATAAAAAATGGTTAAAAGTCTTTAAAGGAAAACTAAAAGGAAGTCCTTTTAGAACTTATATTGGTCCTTGGTATCAAGGTGGTTTTTCCGACCATTTTCCAGTGTATGCTTTTTTGAAAAAGGAAGATTAA
- the glpQ gene encoding glycerophosphodiester phosphodiesterase, whose product MNKKLVIAHRGASGYLPEHTMESKAMAFAMNPNFIEQDVVLSKDDVPIVIHDIYLDDVTDVATKFPNKKREDNRFYVIDFTFKELQTLAVSERFNPKTGEQFYPNRFPKGKGYFKLHSLQQEIELIQGLNKSTGKNIGIYPEIKEPEFHKKEGKNLTEIVLKTLSNYGYKTKKDNCILQCFDAKELERIRKELKSKLFLVQLMEFPEETKNLKHFANYADGIGPWYKQILDKKVDGQWEFTSLVSEAHKFDLKVHPYTFRADQLDEFSSFKEMMQTLLIDANVDGAFTDFPDLVVEFVNSIY is encoded by the coding sequence ATGAACAAAAAATTAGTAATTGCTCACAGAGGCGCTTCTGGCTATTTGCCTGAACATACAATGGAATCTAAAGCTATGGCTTTTGCAATGAATCCTAATTTTATTGAACAAGATGTTGTTTTAAGTAAAGATGATGTGCCAATTGTTATACATGATATTTATTTAGACGATGTTACAGATGTTGCAACAAAATTTCCAAATAAAAAAAGAGAAGACAATCGTTTTTATGTGATAGATTTTACTTTTAAAGAATTGCAAACTTTAGCAGTTTCTGAACGTTTTAACCCAAAAACTGGTGAACAATTTTACCCAAATAGATTTCCAAAAGGAAAAGGTTATTTTAAACTCCATTCTTTACAACAAGAAATTGAATTGATACAAGGTTTAAACAAATCTACTGGAAAAAACATCGGTATTTACCCAGAAATTAAAGAACCTGAATTCCATAAAAAAGAAGGAAAAAACCTAACAGAAATTGTTTTGAAAACACTTTCTAATTATGGTTACAAAACAAAAAAAGACAATTGTATTTTACAATGTTTTGATGCGAAAGAATTAGAGAGAATTCGTAAAGAATTAAAGTCCAAATTATTTTTAGTACAATTAATGGAATTCCCTGAGGAAACCAAAAACTTAAAACATTTTGCAAATTATGCAGATGGAATTGGACCTTGGTACAAACAAATTTTAGATAAAAAAGTAGATGGACAATGGGAATTTACCTCTTTAGTTTCTGAAGCTCATAAATTCGATTTAAAAGTACATCCTTATACTTTTAGAGCAGATCAATTAGATGAGTTTTCTTCGTTTAAGGAAATGATGCAAACTTTATTAATTGATGCAAATGTAGATGGTGCTTTTACGGATTTTCCTGATTTAGTTGTTGAATTTGTAAATTCAATTTATTAA
- a CDS encoding chloride channel protein, giving the protein MPTKYKILKKVLIWRYKYISERQFVYVLSVLVGFLAGLGTFILKDLTFIIEELLEGKFIKDYHYSLYFIFPIIGLFLVYSIKKFILKKEIGHGISTTLHSISKRNGIIERYKMFASLITAPLTVGFGGSAGLQGPAVSTGAALGSNVAQLFHMNAKTRMLLVGCATAGAMSSMFQAPIAAIIFAVEIFSLDLAFASLVPLLLASVSAVITSYFFVGTDVLFGFKLVDVFQVEDIPFYIVLAFFTGIASVYFSKMYFAITRFFARFKSPFKKLIIGGIAIGVMLYLIPPLYGEGYGLINNLLNGNTAKALNDIPYNIDLNNVYMVAFMLLIIAIFKAIAMTTTFAAGGVGGIFIPTIFMGSALGNAIAKIINQLGFSVSESNFTLIGMTGLMAGVLHAPLTAIFLIAEITGGYELFVPLMLVAAISFAFTKYFISNSIYTVELAKRGELITHNKDKNVLMMMRIDTLIEKNFKPITPEMTFGEMLKKSVAKSKRNIFPVLDEEKRFLGIVLLDDIRPMMFDQTQYEVATVADFMKSAPEIIFHDDTVEKVMQKFKDSNAWNLPVVKDEKYIGFISKSKLLTAYRNKLIEVTS; this is encoded by the coding sequence ATGCCAACAAAATATAAAATACTTAAAAAGGTTTTAATTTGGAGATATAAATATATTTCCGAAAGACAATTTGTCTATGTTTTAAGTGTTTTAGTTGGGTTTTTAGCAGGTTTAGGAACCTTTATTCTAAAAGATTTAACCTTTATAATTGAAGAATTATTAGAAGGTAAATTTATTAAAGATTATCATTATTCGCTTTATTTTATCTTTCCAATTATTGGACTGTTTTTGGTGTACTCGATTAAGAAATTCATCCTAAAAAAAGAAATAGGACACGGAATTTCTACTACTTTACATTCTATTTCTAAAAGAAACGGAATTATAGAACGTTATAAAATGTTTGCTTCCTTAATTACAGCGCCATTAACAGTTGGTTTTGGAGGTTCTGCAGGTTTGCAAGGTCCTGCTGTAAGTACAGGAGCAGCTTTGGGTTCTAACGTTGCACAGTTGTTTCACATGAATGCAAAAACCCGAATGTTATTAGTGGGTTGTGCAACTGCTGGTGCAATGTCTTCTATGTTTCAAGCACCAATTGCAGCAATTATTTTTGCTGTGGAAATTTTTAGTTTAGACTTGGCTTTTGCTTCATTAGTTCCACTATTATTGGCATCAGTTTCTGCAGTAATTACAAGTTACTTTTTTGTGGGAACAGATGTTTTATTCGGTTTTAAATTGGTAGATGTTTTTCAAGTTGAAGACATTCCGTTTTACATAGTTTTGGCTTTTTTTACAGGAATTGCCTCTGTATATTTTTCTAAAATGTACTTTGCAATTACTCGTTTTTTTGCACGATTTAAAAGTCCATTTAAAAAACTAATTATAGGAGGAATTGCGATAGGAGTTATGTTGTATTTAATTCCGCCTTTGTATGGAGAAGGATATGGATTAATCAATAATTTATTAAATGGAAATACTGCAAAAGCGTTGAACGATATTCCATATAATATCGATTTAAATAACGTTTATATGGTTGCTTTCATGTTATTGATTATTGCAATATTTAAAGCAATTGCAATGACAACTACATTTGCAGCTGGTGGAGTTGGTGGAATTTTTATTCCTACCATTTTTATGGGTTCCGCATTGGGAAATGCGATTGCCAAAATTATAAATCAGTTGGGTTTCTCAGTTTCTGAATCGAACTTTACACTGATAGGAATGACAGGTTTAATGGCAGGAGTTTTACATGCGCCATTAACTGCGATTTTCTTAATTGCGGAAATTACTGGAGGTTATGAGCTTTTTGTTCCTTTAATGTTGGTTGCTGCTATTAGTTTTGCGTTTACAAAATACTTTATTTCGAACTCCATTTATACAGTTGAATTGGCAAAAAGAGGAGAATTGATAACACATAATAAAGATAAAAATGTGTTAATGATGATGCGAATTGACACTTTAATTGAAAAGAATTTCAAACCAATTACACCAGAAATGACATTTGGAGAAATGCTTAAAAAATCGGTTGCAAAATCGAAACGAAATATTTTTCCTGTTTTAGATGAAGAAAAACGCTTTTTAGGAATTGTTTTGTTAGATGATATAAGACCTATGATGTTCGATCAAACACAATATGAAGTTGCCACTGTTGCTGATTTTATGAAGTCTGCACCAGAAATTATTTTTCATGATGATACTGTGGAAAAAGTAATGCAAAAATTTAAAGACAGTAATGCTTGGAATTTACCAGTTGTTAAAGACGAAAAGTATATTGGTTTTATTTCTAAATCTAAATTATTAACTGCCTACAGAAATAAGTTGATTGAAGTTACTTCTTAA
- a CDS encoding DUF6503 family protein, translated as MKKLFTFLLLFISIISFSQEITGNQLLEKAIKFHDPNGNWETFKGELFVTMEMPKSSPRKSRIRINLPEQYFLVKAVKDTIVTEYAIHKGDCSMAINGNTNPSEELKKKHSLSCERANLYKNYYTYLYGLPMKLKDEGTIIEEKVERKTFKGKEYLVLKATYSKEVGKDTWYFYFDPKTYAMEVYQFFKEAKDSGEYILLSGLETINGVKMPKNRAWYYNKDNGYLGTDILSAKK; from the coding sequence ATGAAAAAACTATTCACATTTTTACTGCTTTTCATATCAATAATTTCATTTTCTCAAGAAATCACAGGAAATCAATTATTAGAAAAAGCAATTAAATTTCACGACCCAAATGGAAATTGGGAAACCTTTAAAGGCGAACTTTTTGTAACGATGGAAATGCCTAAAAGCTCTCCAAGAAAAAGTAGAATCAGAATTAATTTACCTGAACAATATTTTTTAGTGAAAGCTGTAAAAGACACAATCGTAACAGAATATGCGATTCATAAAGGCGATTGTAGTATGGCAATTAACGGAAATACAAATCCGTCTGAAGAGCTAAAAAAGAAACATAGTCTAAGTTGCGAACGCGCAAATTTGTATAAAAATTATTACACCTACTTATATGGTTTGCCAATGAAATTGAAAGATGAAGGCACAATTATCGAAGAAAAAGTAGAAAGAAAAACCTTTAAAGGAAAAGAATATTTAGTGTTAAAAGCCACATACTCTAAAGAAGTAGGTAAAGATACTTGGTACTTTTATTTCGATCCAAAAACGTATGCAATGGAAGTGTATCAGTTTTTTAAAGAAGCAAAAGATAGTGGAGAATATATTTTATTATCTGGTTTAGAAACGATTAATGGTGTAAAAATGCCAAAAAACAGAGCTTGGTATTATAATAAAGACAATGGTTATTTAGGAACGGATATTTTATCAGCAAAAAAATAA